From a single Rhizobium lusitanum genomic region:
- the hemP gene encoding hemin uptake protein HemP yields the protein MIAEKPPIQPVPPVAAQQIRMVESTDIFRGQTEIMIRHEGVIYRMKITRQGKLILNK from the coding sequence ATGATTGCTGAGAAGCCCCCAATACAGCCGGTGCCGCCAGTGGCCGCACAGCAAATTAGAATGGTCGAGAGCACGGATATTTTCCGGGGCCAGACCGAAATCATGATCAGGCATGAGGGCGTCATCTATCGGATGAAGATCACGCGCCAAGGCAAACTCATTCTCAACAAATAG
- a CDS encoding hemin-degrading factor — protein sequence MTETTRPTPAAIRAFRAENSKMRERDIAARLSVSEAALVAAEVGISAIRIDADANRFLEHIASLGEVLALSRNESAVHEKIGVYENIKAGVQAAIVLGENIDLRIFPKRWAHGFAVTKTDGDQQKLSLQFFDKAGDAVHKVHLRPASNVEAYHDMVAALRVDDQSQELIEDRSGSDNGVIDGDISRDELRDHWSRMTDTHEFFGMLKKLKIGRQAAIRAVGDDYAWKLGTGAVAEMMHACVREGLPIMCFVTNDGTVQIHSGPIINVATMGPWINVMDPTFHLHLRQDHITEAWAVRKPTKDGHVTSFEAYNAKGEMIIQFFGKRKEGFDERRDWRAIIENLTRADASVAA from the coding sequence ATGACCGAAACGACCCGCCCCACCCCCGCCGCTATCCGCGCCTTCCGCGCCGAGAATTCGAAAATGCGCGAGCGCGATATTGCCGCCCGCCTTAGCGTTTCCGAAGCCGCGCTGGTTGCCGCCGAAGTCGGTATTTCCGCCATTCGCATCGATGCCGACGCCAACCGCTTCCTTGAACACATCGCCTCACTCGGCGAAGTCCTGGCGCTGTCGCGCAACGAGAGTGCCGTGCACGAGAAGATCGGCGTCTACGAAAACATCAAGGCCGGTGTTCAGGCCGCCATCGTGCTTGGCGAGAACATTGATCTGCGCATCTTCCCGAAGCGCTGGGCACATGGTTTCGCCGTCACCAAGACGGACGGCGACCAGCAGAAGCTCAGCCTGCAGTTCTTCGACAAGGCCGGCGATGCCGTGCACAAGGTGCATCTGCGCCCCGCTTCCAATGTCGAGGCCTATCACGACATGGTTGCGGCACTTCGCGTCGATGACCAGTCGCAAGAGCTGATCGAAGACCGCTCCGGTTCCGACAATGGCGTGATCGACGGCGATATCAGCCGCGATGAGTTGCGCGACCATTGGAGCCGCATGACGGATACGCATGAATTCTTCGGCATGCTGAAGAAGCTGAAGATCGGCCGCCAGGCGGCGATCCGCGCCGTCGGCGACGACTACGCCTGGAAGCTCGGAACCGGCGCTGTCGCCGAAATGATGCACGCTTGCGTGCGCGAAGGCCTGCCGATCATGTGCTTCGTCACCAATGACGGCACAGTGCAGATCCATTCCGGCCCGATCATCAACGTCGCAACCATGGGGCCATGGATCAACGTCATGGATCCCACCTTCCACCTGCATCTGCGCCAGGACCACATCACGGAAGCATGGGCCGTGCGCAAGCCGACCAAGGACGGCCACGTCACCTCGTTCGAAGCCTATAATGCCAAGGGCGAGATGATCATCCAGTTCTTCGGCAAGCGGAAGGAAGGCTTCGACGAGCGCCGCGACTGGCGCGCCATCATCGAAAACCTGACACGGGCTGACGCCAGCGTCGCCGCCTGA
- a CDS encoding heme/hemin ABC transporter substrate-binding protein yields MTILTNIKRIRPWEIALTAVVMILPLVPVSPIKGDYSLVQHARAAETPKIDTSRLVSVGGDVTEIIYALGEEKRLIARDSTSNYPEAAVKLPDVGYMRALSPEGILAVNPTAIIAVEGSGPPEALAVLRNASLPFETVPQTYDRDGILKKIDVVGSLLGVPDKAKALEGKVAADLDAAIANSEKRPQAERKRVLFILSNQNGKILASGDNTAANGIIKLAGAINAVGSFSGYKPLTDEAIIEAKPDVILIMDREGPLSMKDEDLLKQPAISLTPAASHKAIVRMDGLHLLGFGPRTASAVRELNAAIYGG; encoded by the coding sequence ATGACGATATTGACCAATATCAAGCGCATCCGCCCATGGGAAATCGCGCTCACCGCCGTGGTGATGATCTTGCCGCTGGTGCCCGTCAGCCCGATCAAGGGCGACTATAGCCTGGTTCAGCACGCCCGTGCGGCTGAAACGCCAAAGATCGACACATCGCGGCTTGTCTCAGTCGGCGGTGATGTCACCGAGATCATCTACGCGCTCGGCGAGGAAAAGCGGCTGATCGCCCGCGACTCCACCAGCAACTATCCGGAAGCAGCAGTCAAACTGCCCGACGTCGGCTATATGCGCGCGCTGTCGCCGGAGGGCATCCTTGCCGTCAATCCGACCGCCATCATTGCCGTCGAGGGCTCCGGCCCGCCGGAAGCACTCGCCGTGCTGCGCAATGCCAGCCTGCCCTTCGAGACCGTACCGCAGACCTACGACCGCGACGGCATCCTGAAGAAGATCGACGTCGTCGGCTCGCTGCTCGGCGTGCCAGACAAGGCAAAAGCGCTGGAAGGCAAGGTCGCCGCCGACCTCGATGCCGCCATCGCCAATTCCGAAAAGCGCCCGCAAGCCGAGCGCAAGCGCGTGCTCTTCATCCTCAGCAACCAGAACGGCAAGATCCTCGCCTCCGGCGACAACACTGCCGCCAATGGCATCATCAAGCTCGCCGGCGCGATCAACGCGGTCGGCAGCTTCTCCGGCTACAAGCCGCTGACCGACGAAGCAATCATCGAGGCCAAGCCCGATGTCATCCTGATCATGGATCGTGAAGGCCCCCTGTCGATGAAGGACGAAGACCTGTTGAAGCAGCCGGCGATTTCGCTGACGCCCGCCGCCAGCCACAAGGCGATCGTCCGCATGGATGGCCTGCATCTGCTAGGCTTCGGACCGCGCACCGCCAGCGCCGTGCGCGAGCTGAACGCGGCAATCTACGGAGGCTGA
- a CDS encoding FecCD family ABC transporter permease — MALSEVMAELKHMSHATARRREGDRTLLAVLVLAGLAVASFLAFAFSITMGASNASIIDVISTMIGNGADSALSNRDRIIIFDIRLPRAILGFLIGGGLAVSGAVMQGLFRNPLADPGLIGISAGASLGAVGMIVLGAGILAPVAQLFGIFALPIAAFIGGLVTTIILYKVATRHGQTSIATMLLAGIAIGSLTLAATGLLIYMADDRQLRDLTFWSMGSLAGSTWGKIAAAGPIIVLAMLPLPFMARGLNALTLGEAAAFHMGIAVQRLKNIAIVSVAAAVGASVAVSGGIGFIGIIVPHILRMAIGPDHRFLLPASALLGGSLLIIADVVARTIVSPAELPIGIITASVGGPFFLWMLLRQRSRLSL; from the coding sequence ATGGCGCTTAGCGAGGTCATGGCGGAGCTGAAGCACATGTCGCACGCAACCGCGCGCCGTCGCGAGGGCGACCGCACCCTGCTCGCCGTCCTCGTCCTCGCCGGCCTCGCGGTCGCCTCCTTCCTCGCTTTCGCCTTCTCGATCACTATGGGCGCCTCGAATGCCTCGATCATCGATGTCATCTCCACCATGATCGGCAACGGCGCGGATAGCGCGCTCAGCAACCGCGACCGCATCATCATCTTCGACATCCGCCTGCCCCGCGCCATTCTCGGCTTCCTGATCGGTGGAGGGCTCGCCGTCTCCGGCGCAGTCATGCAAGGCCTGTTCCGCAATCCTCTGGCTGATCCCGGCCTGATCGGCATTTCGGCGGGCGCCAGCCTCGGCGCAGTGGGGATGATCGTCCTTGGCGCCGGCATCCTCGCGCCGGTGGCCCAGCTTTTCGGCATCTTCGCCCTGCCGATCGCCGCCTTCATCGGCGGCCTTGTCACGACGATCATCCTCTACAAGGTGGCGACACGGCATGGGCAGACATCGATCGCCACCATGCTTCTGGCCGGCATCGCCATCGGCTCGCTGACGCTGGCGGCAACCGGCTTGCTGATCTACATGGCCGATGACCGGCAGTTGCGCGACCTCACCTTCTGGAGCATGGGCTCGCTTGCCGGTTCGACCTGGGGCAAGATCGCCGCCGCTGGTCCGATCATTGTCCTTGCCATGCTGCCATTGCCGTTCATGGCGCGTGGTCTCAACGCGCTGACGCTTGGCGAAGCAGCGGCTTTCCACATGGGTATCGCCGTCCAGCGCCTGAAAAATATCGCCATCGTCAGCGTCGCCGCCGCAGTCGGCGCTTCCGTTGCGGTCAGCGGCGGCATCGGCTTCATCGGCATCATTGTGCCGCATATCCTGCGCATGGCGATTGGCCCGGACCACCGTTTCCTGCTGCCAGCCTCTGCCCTGCTCGGTGGCTCCCTGCTGATCATCGCCGATGTAGTTGCCCGCACCATCGTTTCGCCGGCCGAACTACCGATCGGCATCATCACCGCCAGCGTCGGCGGGCCGTTCTTCCTGTGGATGCTGCTTCGGCAGCGCTCGCGCCTCAGCCTGTGA
- a CDS encoding heme ABC transporter ATP-binding protein — MIDVSKLSVRLAGKTVVHDVTFTAKPGALTAICGPNGSGKTTTMKAISGELAYQGSVRLNAAEIGCLQPWQLAETRGVLPQANTISFPFTVREIVRMGLTTGRNRHPEQADRIAADALASVDLTGFEGRFYQELSGGEQQRVQLARVLCQISEPVIDGKPCWLLLDEPVSSLDISHQLTIMTLARRFCQRGGGVIAVMHDLNLTALFADQMVLLKNGQLTAAGPVADVLTDRHLLDVFGSALRVNRVPSDGSPFVLAHSALSD; from the coding sequence ATGATCGACGTCTCGAAACTTTCCGTCCGGCTTGCCGGCAAGACAGTCGTGCACGACGTCACCTTTACCGCCAAACCCGGCGCTCTGACGGCAATCTGCGGGCCGAACGGCTCAGGCAAGACGACGACGATGAAGGCCATTTCCGGCGAGCTTGCCTATCAGGGTTCGGTGCGCCTCAATGCGGCGGAGATCGGTTGTCTCCAGCCATGGCAACTGGCGGAAACGCGCGGCGTGCTGCCGCAGGCGAACACCATCTCCTTTCCCTTCACCGTCCGCGAAATCGTCCGCATGGGACTGACGACCGGGCGCAATCGCCATCCCGAACAGGCCGACCGCATCGCCGCAGATGCGCTTGCCTCCGTCGACCTCACAGGCTTCGAGGGGCGCTTCTATCAGGAGCTTTCCGGCGGCGAGCAGCAGCGCGTCCAGCTTGCGCGGGTACTTTGCCAGATCTCCGAGCCCGTCATCGACGGCAAGCCCTGCTGGCTACTGCTCGACGAGCCCGTCTCCAGTCTCGATATCAGCCATCAGTTGACGATCATGACGCTTGCCCGGCGATTCTGCCAGCGCGGCGGCGGTGTCATTGCGGTGATGCATGATCTCAACCTTACCGCGCTTTTCGCCGACCAGATGGTGCTGCTCAAGAATGGGCAATTGACGGCAGCCGGTCCGGTCGCTGACGTTCTGACCGACCGGCATCTGCTCGATGTTTTCGGCAGCGCGCTGAGAGTCAACCGCGTTCCCAGCGACGGCTCTCCCTTTGTCCTTGCCCATAGCGCGCTGAGCGACTGA
- a CDS encoding glycine zipper domain-containing protein has protein sequence MATSILQSAKAKRNGSLNDIETSIEDQIEHLRNEIASFAKIIGENGSKQSQKVRARAEIGLEDLTARGEDLLHELQQGYAKGSREMRRAVRQHPVATIGAAAAFGLAIALLLSRR, from the coding sequence ATGGCCACATCCATCCTTCAATCGGCGAAAGCCAAGCGCAATGGCAGCCTGAACGACATCGAAACCAGCATCGAAGATCAGATCGAACATCTGCGCAACGAGATCGCTTCGTTTGCCAAGATCATCGGTGAAAACGGTAGCAAACAGAGCCAGAAGGTACGCGCCCGCGCGGAGATCGGCTTGGAAGATCTAACGGCGCGTGGTGAAGACCTGCTGCATGAGTTGCAGCAAGGCTATGCCAAGGGTTCTCGTGAAATGCGCAGGGCCGTCCGGCAGCATCCGGTCGCAACCATCGGGGCCGCGGCGGCTTTCGGTCTCGCAATCGCCCTGCTCCTGTCCCGCCGCTAA
- a CDS encoding RNA polymerase sigma factor, which produces MEQQPSFKRELLAALPSLRAFAISLTGRHDRADDLVQDTIMKAWAKQDHFEMGTNMKAWLFTILRNELYSQMRKSGREVQDSDGFFTESMATHPSQYGALDLQDFRKALDQLPPDQREAIILVGASGFSYEEAAEICGCAVGTIKSRVNRARQRLQEVLQITGEADFGPDATSAPLTSKAFAF; this is translated from the coding sequence ATGGAACAGCAACCGAGCTTCAAGCGCGAACTCCTGGCTGCCCTGCCAAGCCTGCGTGCCTTTGCCATCTCCCTTACTGGCCGCCACGACCGCGCCGATGACCTCGTGCAAGACACGATCATGAAGGCCTGGGCGAAGCAGGACCATTTCGAGATGGGCACCAACATGAAGGCCTGGCTCTTCACCATCCTGCGTAACGAGCTTTACAGCCAGATGCGCAAGAGTGGCCGCGAGGTACAGGACAGCGACGGCTTCTTCACCGAATCGATGGCGACGCATCCTTCCCAATATGGTGCACTCGACCTGCAGGATTTTCGCAAGGCGCTGGATCAGCTTCCACCTGATCAGCGTGAAGCCATCATTCTCGTTGGCGCCTCCGGTTTTTCCTATGAGGAGGCCGCCGAGATCTGTGGTTGTGCTGTCGGCACCATCAAGAGCCGCGTCAATCGCGCCCGCCAGCGCCTGCAGGAAGTACTGCAGATTACCGGCGAGGCCGATTTTGGCCCCGACGCCACCTCCGCGCCGTTGACCTCGAAGGCGTTTGCTTTCTGA
- a CDS encoding NepR family anti-sigma factor encodes MTIQNQEEADRNRADLRAADILDPNNQIGNRLRSFYAAVQEEAIPDRFLDLLEKLDQVERLASSKVSE; translated from the coding sequence ATGACCATCCAAAATCAAGAGGAAGCGGACCGTAACCGCGCTGATTTGCGCGCTGCCGATATCCTTGATCCCAACAATCAGATCGGTAACCGGCTGCGCTCCTTTTACGCTGCAGTGCAGGAAGAGGCTATCCCCGATCGCTTTCTCGATCTGCTTGAGAAGCTGGATCAGGTCGAACGTTTGGCTTCCTCAAAAGTCTCCGAGTAA
- a CDS encoding response regulator → MTLSTRIAPHLAYLRRYSRALTGTQTSGDAYVAAVLEAIISDISIFPETSNDRVALYKLFTKLFGTTAIQIPEPTSPYAWEQRASVNLAKVSPVARQAFLLASVENFRLGEIANILEVSETEAMSLLDKASQEISRQVATDIMIIEDEPLIAMDIEQMVESLGHRVTGIARTHAEAVALHNATKPSMVLADIQLADGSSGIDAVNEILKTSNIPVIFITAFPERLLTGERPEPTFLVTKPFNPDMVKALISQALFFNETTKVAA, encoded by the coding sequence ATGACACTTTCTACACGCATTGCCCCACATCTTGCATATTTGCGCCGCTACTCCCGCGCGCTGACCGGGACACAGACTTCGGGCGATGCCTATGTCGCAGCGGTCCTCGAGGCGATCATCAGTGATATCTCCATCTTTCCGGAAACATCCAACGACCGCGTCGCTCTTTATAAGCTGTTTACCAAGCTATTCGGAACGACGGCGATCCAGATTCCCGAACCGACCTCGCCCTATGCCTGGGAGCAGCGCGCCTCGGTAAACCTTGCAAAAGTGTCGCCGGTCGCCCGTCAGGCCTTCCTTCTGGCCTCCGTCGAAAACTTCCGCCTCGGCGAGATCGCCAATATTCTCGAAGTATCCGAAACCGAAGCCATGAGCCTGCTCGACAAGGCATCGCAAGAAATTTCGCGCCAGGTCGCCACCGATATCATGATCATCGAGGATGAGCCGCTGATCGCGATGGATATCGAGCAGATGGTGGAAAGCCTCGGGCATCGCGTCACCGGTATCGCCCGCACCCATGCGGAGGCTGTAGCCCTGCACAATGCCACCAAGCCCAGCATGGTGCTTGCCGACATTCAGCTGGCCGACGGCAGCTCCGGCATCGACGCCGTCAACGAGATCCTCAAGACATCGAACATCCCGGTCATCTTCATTACAGCCTTCCCGGAACGTTTGCTGACCGGCGAACGCCCCGAACCGACCTTCCTTGTCACCAAGCCGTTCAATCCAGACATGGTGAAAGCCCTGATCAGCCAGGCGCTTTTCTTCAACGAAACCACAAAGGTGGCCGCCTGA
- a CDS encoding sensor histidine kinase, translating to MMERALGSAGISILFQDTTLAIRYAENLPDHLKPSLIIGGTDLHLFGEKDGSHLLQLKRGVMESGKPASAEVELPTGDGVRIYELKIERIGGRKPQGLLSVISEVTETRHREKVLKSLLRELSHRSKNLLAIIQGIATQTARHTLSIDNFLIKFRGRLQSLSNSQDLITDSSWRGAYLFELAEKQFAPYWPDAGVPMPIYGINAHLTPNAAVHLGLALHELIVNSASHGAISAGATSITLNCKEAELDGKKAIEVTWSERFYFPADHEFEDNSFSRTVLERVVPSSMNGRADFSIGDDSIGYRLTIPETEYEILRRR from the coding sequence ATGATGGAGCGGGCGCTCGGAAGCGCCGGCATCTCGATCCTCTTTCAGGATACCACTCTTGCGATCCGATACGCCGAAAACCTGCCCGACCACCTGAAACCATCCCTGATCATTGGCGGCACCGATCTTCATCTCTTCGGCGAAAAAGATGGTTCGCATTTGCTGCAGCTGAAGCGCGGCGTGATGGAAAGCGGAAAGCCCGCCAGCGCGGAAGTAGAACTTCCAACCGGAGACGGCGTGCGCATCTACGAGCTGAAGATCGAGCGCATAGGCGGACGCAAGCCCCAGGGTCTGCTCTCCGTCATCTCCGAGGTCACCGAGACCCGCCACCGCGAGAAAGTCCTGAAATCGCTGCTGCGCGAGCTGTCGCATCGCTCCAAGAACCTGCTGGCGATCATTCAGGGCATTGCCACGCAAACGGCCCGCCATACGCTGTCGATCGACAATTTCCTGATCAAGTTCCGCGGCCGCCTGCAATCGCTGTCGAACTCGCAGGACCTGATCACCGATTCCAGCTGGCGCGGCGCCTATTTGTTCGAACTCGCCGAGAAGCAATTCGCCCCCTACTGGCCCGATGCCGGCGTGCCCATGCCGATCTACGGGATCAACGCCCATCTGACGCCGAATGCCGCCGTGCATCTCGGCCTTGCCCTGCACGAGCTGATCGTCAACTCCGCATCGCACGGCGCCATTTCGGCCGGCGCCACCAGCATCACGCTGAACTGCAAGGAAGCCGAGCTCGACGGCAAGAAGGCGATCGAGGTGACATGGTCGGAACGCTTCTATTTCCCGGCCGATCATGAATTCGAGGACAACAGCTTCAGCCGCACCGTGCTCGAGCGCGTGGTGCCGAGCTCGATGAACGGCCGCGCCGATTTCTCCATCGGCGATGACAGCATCGGCTATCGCCTGACCATCCCGGAAACCGAATACGAGATCCTTCGTCGCCGTTGA
- a CDS encoding NAD(P)-dependent oxidoreductase, with amino-acid sequence MGRLETGIHKGRLTPAEYDANFSDLHPRLNDHEALVAADRCYFCYDAPCMTACPTSIDIPLFIRQISTGNPIGSAKTIFDQNILGGMCARVCPTEQLCEQDCVRNTAEERPVEIGRLQRYATDIAMAENKQFYARAASTGKKIAVVGAGPAGLACAHRLAVNGHEVVIFDAREKAGGLNEYGIATYKAVDDFAQKEVDYVLSIGGIEVKNGQALGRDFSLADLSSQYDAVFLGLGLAGVNALRAEGEDLDGVADAVAYIADLRQASDKADIAIGRRVVVLGGGMTAIDAAVQAKLLGAEEVTICYRRGKEHMNASEYEQDLAASKGVMIRHWLAPKRIVDKDGKVAGIEVEYTELRDGKLTGTGDIGIIAADQIFKAIGQTFEASGLGALRMEAGRIAIDSEGRTSLEHVWAGGDCVLGGDDLTVSAVAQGRDAAESINHALAASVQPNAAVA; translated from the coding sequence ATGGGACGACTGGAAACTGGGATTCATAAAGGCCGGCTCACGCCTGCCGAATATGATGCGAACTTTTCCGATCTTCATCCGCGCCTGAACGACCACGAGGCGCTGGTCGCTGCCGACCGCTGTTATTTCTGCTACGACGCGCCGTGCATGACGGCTTGTCCCACCTCCATCGACATTCCGCTGTTCATCCGCCAGATCTCGACGGGAAATCCGATTGGCTCGGCCAAGACGATCTTCGACCAGAATATCCTGGGCGGCATGTGCGCCCGCGTCTGTCCCACCGAACAGCTCTGCGAGCAGGATTGCGTGCGCAATACTGCCGAAGAGCGCCCGGTCGAGATCGGCCGCCTGCAGCGCTACGCGACCGATATAGCCATGGCGGAGAACAAGCAGTTCTATGCCCGCGCCGCGTCGACCGGCAAGAAGATCGCCGTCGTCGGCGCCGGTCCTGCCGGCCTTGCCTGCGCCCATCGCCTAGCAGTGAATGGCCACGAGGTCGTGATCTTCGATGCCCGCGAAAAGGCCGGCGGCCTCAACGAATATGGCATCGCCACCTATAAGGCGGTCGACGATTTCGCGCAGAAGGAAGTCGACTATGTGCTGTCGATCGGCGGTATCGAGGTAAAGAACGGCCAGGCACTCGGCCGCGATTTCAGCCTCGCTGATCTGTCTTCGCAATATGATGCCGTCTTCCTCGGCCTCGGCCTTGCCGGCGTCAACGCGCTGCGCGCTGAAGGCGAGGATCTCGACGGCGTCGCCGATGCTGTCGCCTATATCGCCGATCTGCGTCAGGCGAGCGACAAGGCGGATATCGCCATCGGCCGCCGCGTCGTCGTTCTCGGCGGCGGCATGACCGCGATCGACGCCGCCGTACAGGCAAAGCTGCTCGGCGCCGAAGAGGTGACGATCTGTTATCGCCGCGGCAAGGAGCATATGAATGCTTCAGAATATGAACAGGATCTCGCCGCCTCCAAGGGCGTCATGATCCGCCACTGGCTGGCGCCGAAGCGCATTGTCGACAAGGACGGCAAGGTCGCCGGCATCGAGGTGGAATACACCGAACTGCGCGACGGCAAGCTGACCGGCACCGGCGATATCGGCATCATCGCCGCCGACCAGATCTTCAAGGCGATCGGCCAGACCTTCGAGGCATCGGGCCTCGGCGCATTGCGCATGGAAGCCGGCCGCATCGCCATCGACAGCGAAGGCCGCACATCGCTCGAGCATGTCTGGGCCGGTGGCGACTGCGTGCTCGGCGGCGACGACCTGACGGTTTCCGCCGTCGCTCAGGGCCGTGACGCGGCCGAATCCATCAACCACGCGCTCGCTGCCTCTGTGCAGCCGAACGCCGCCGTCGCTTGA
- the preA gene encoding NAD-dependent dihydropyrimidine dehydrogenase subunit PreA — MADLRNNFVGIKSPNPFWLASAPPTDKAYNVERAFKAGWGGVVWKTLGEEGPPVVNVNGPRYGAIWGADRRLLGLNNIELITDRDLYTNLREMKQVKMNWPDRALIASIMVPCVEDAWKAILPLVEETGADGIELNFGCPHGMSERGMGAAVGQVPEYIEMVVRWCKQYTRMPVITKLTPNISDIRKPARAAKAGGTDAVSLINTINSIVSVDLDNFAPNPTVGGKGSHGGYCGPAVKPIALNMVAEIARDPETYGLPISGIGGITTWRDAAEFLALGSGNVQVCTAAMTYGFKIVQEMITGLSDWMDEKGHRNLDDIIGRAVPNVSDWQYLNLNYIAKAKIDQDACIKCGRCYIACEDTSHQAITNMVDGARHFEVMDEECVGCNLCVSVCPVENCITMEELPAGSLDKRTGKIVDPNYANWTTHPNNPMAQQAAE; from the coding sequence ATGGCTGATCTCCGCAATAATTTCGTCGGCATCAAATCCCCTAACCCGTTCTGGCTCGCCTCCGCGCCGCCGACCGACAAGGCCTACAATGTCGAGCGCGCCTTCAAGGCCGGCTGGGGCGGCGTCGTCTGGAAGACGCTGGGTGAAGAAGGCCCGCCGGTCGTCAACGTCAACGGCCCGCGCTACGGTGCGATCTGGGGCGCCGACCGCCGCCTGCTCGGCTTGAACAATATCGAGCTGATTACCGACCGCGACCTCTACACCAACCTGCGCGAAATGAAGCAGGTGAAGATGAACTGGCCAGATCGCGCGCTCATCGCCTCGATCATGGTTCCCTGCGTCGAGGATGCCTGGAAGGCCATCCTGCCGCTGGTGGAGGAAACCGGCGCAGACGGCATAGAGCTCAATTTCGGCTGTCCGCACGGCATGTCGGAACGCGGCATGGGTGCTGCGGTCGGACAGGTGCCGGAATATATCGAAATGGTCGTGCGCTGGTGCAAGCAATATACCCGCATGCCCGTCATCACCAAGCTGACGCCGAATATCTCTGATATCCGCAAGCCCGCCCGCGCCGCCAAGGCCGGCGGTACCGATGCCGTGTCGCTGATCAACACGATCAACTCGATCGTCTCCGTCGATCTCGACAATTTCGCCCCGAACCCGACGGTCGGCGGCAAGGGTAGCCATGGCGGCTATTGTGGCCCGGCGGTCAAGCCGATCGCGCTCAACATGGTGGCCGAGATCGCCCGCGATCCGGAAACCTACGGCCTGCCTATCTCCGGCATCGGCGGCATCACCACCTGGCGTGACGCGGCCGAATTCCTGGCGCTCGGCTCCGGCAATGTGCAGGTCTGCACGGCGGCGATGACCTACGGCTTCAAGATCGTCCAGGAAATGATCACCGGCCTCTCCGACTGGATGGATGAAAAGGGCCACCGCAATCTCGACGACATCATCGGCCGCGCCGTGCCGAATGTCTCAGACTGGCAGTACCTCAACCTCAACTACATCGCCAAGGCCAAGATCGACCAGGATGCCTGCATCAAGTGCGGCCGCTGCTACATCGCCTGCGAGGATACCTCACATCAGGCGATCACCAACATGGTCGACGGCGCCAGGCATTTCGAGGTGATGGACGAGGAATGCGTCGGCTGCAATCTCTGCGTCAGCGTCTGTCCGGTGGAAAACTGCATCACCATGGAGGAACTGCCGGCCGGCAGCCTCGACAAGCGCACCGGCAAGATCGTCGACCCGAACTACGCCAACTGGACGACCCATCCGAACAACCCGATGGCGCAGCAGGCGGCTGAGTAA
- a CDS encoding TetR family transcriptional regulator C-terminal domain-containing protein, with protein MAIPRAARTQRRTRIQEEKEEVILEAALDVFSVNGFRGSTIDQIAEVAGMSKPNLLYYFRTKEAIHRALIDRVLFTWLEPLRAFDANGNPESEIRSYIRRKLEMARDFPRESRLFANEMLQGAPHIEDELRGPLKSLVDEKAEVIRTWAKAGKIAKCDPYHLIFSIWSTTQHYADFDVQVRAVLGQEHSGEGRFEDAARYLEKLFVDGLGIRRP; from the coding sequence ATGGCCATCCCCAGAGCCGCCAGGACGCAGCGCCGCACCCGCATCCAGGAAGAAAAAGAGGAAGTGATACTCGAAGCCGCGCTGGATGTTTTTTCAGTGAATGGCTTTCGCGGCTCGACCATCGACCAGATCGCCGAAGTGGCCGGCATGTCGAAGCCCAATCTGCTCTATTATTTCCGCACGAAGGAAGCCATCCACCGGGCGCTGATCGATCGGGTGCTGTTCACCTGGCTGGAGCCGTTGCGTGCTTTCGATGCCAATGGCAATCCCGAAAGCGAGATCCGCTCCTATATTCGCCGCAAGCTCGAAATGGCCCGCGACTTCCCGCGCGAAAGCCGCCTGTTTGCCAACGAGATGCTGCAGGGAGCGCCGCATATCGAAGACGAGCTTCGCGGCCCGCTGAAGAGCCTTGTCGACGAAAAGGCCGAGGTCATCCGCACCTGGGCCAAGGCCGGCAAGATCGCCAAATGCGATCCCTATCACCTGATCTTCTCCATCTGGTCGACGACGCAGCATTATGCGGATTTCGATGTTCAGGTGCGCGCCGTGCTCGGGCAGGAACATTCGGGCGAGGGGCGCTTCGAGGATGCGGCGCGCTATCTGGAAAAACTCTTCGTCGACGGGCTCGGTATTCGGCGGCCTTAG